A single genomic interval of Hyphomicrobium methylovorum harbors:
- the htpX gene encoding zinc metalloprotease HtpX, translated as MPMNYTKTAVLLATMTAIFVVLGAAVGGKGGMLVAFAIALVMNLVSLWKSDSVVLRMFNAREVTASTAPELVGLVRDLARRAELPMPRVYIMDNPQPNAFATGRSPAKGAVCASTGLLEALNREELAGVMAHELAHIKNRDTLTMAVAATIGGAVSMVAQYLQFGMLFGGNRGGDRGGLGMIGTLAAIIVAPMAAGLVQMAISRSREYQADRMGAMICGNPYWLSSALRKIEGLARRVDNPEAEAVPAAAHMFIINPLNGHGMDNLFATHPSMDNRVAALEALAREMGVTARSTSGDAFGAGEAPRTSGGSDGVWIGGQNHSKPPSPWG; from the coding sequence ATGCCGATGAACTATACCAAGACCGCGGTCTTGCTGGCCACCATGACCGCTATTTTCGTCGTCTTGGGCGCGGCAGTGGGCGGCAAAGGGGGCATGCTCGTCGCGTTTGCTATCGCGCTCGTCATGAACCTCGTTAGCCTTTGGAAGTCCGATAGCGTTGTGCTGCGGATGTTCAACGCGCGCGAAGTGACGGCTTCGACGGCGCCTGAACTCGTCGGGCTTGTGCGGGATTTGGCGCGGCGCGCTGAACTTCCGATGCCGCGCGTTTACATTATGGACAATCCGCAGCCCAACGCGTTTGCGACGGGGCGGAGCCCGGCTAAGGGTGCCGTCTGCGCTTCGACCGGATTACTGGAGGCGCTGAACCGCGAAGAACTCGCGGGCGTAATGGCGCACGAACTCGCGCACATCAAGAATCGCGACACGCTGACGATGGCTGTTGCTGCAACGATCGGCGGCGCGGTTTCGATGGTTGCGCAATATCTGCAGTTCGGAATGTTGTTTGGAGGCAACCGCGGCGGTGATCGCGGTGGTCTCGGAATGATCGGGACGCTCGCTGCCATTATTGTGGCGCCGATGGCGGCTGGTCTGGTGCAGATGGCGATCAGCCGTTCGCGCGAATATCAGGCGGATCGCATGGGCGCGATGATTTGCGGGAATCCATATTGGCTGTCGTCGGCTTTGCGGAAGATCGAAGGGCTTGCACGCCGCGTCGATAATCCCGAGGCGGAGGCGGTTCCTGCGGCTGCGCATATGTTCATCATCAATCCGTTGAACGGACATGGGATGGACAATCTTTTTGCGACCCATCCGAGCATGGACAACCGTGTTGCTGCGCTCGAAGCGCTGGCGCGTGAAATGGGCGTGACCGCGCGCTCCACATCCGGTGATGCTTTTGGCGCAGGTGAGGCGCCTCGGACGAGCGGCGGATCAGACGGTGTCTGGATCGGCGGGCAAAATCATTCGAAGCCTCCGAGCCCCTGGGGCTGA
- a CDS encoding RsmB/NOP family class I SAM-dependent RNA methyltransferase, with amino-acid sequence MTTSNRNRPVASVKRDPRRSTVRTAAPRAGVAADGLAARDAAVSVLFTVLVEKRPMDDAFARATATRDLAPRDRAFARLIATTVLRNCGALQAVLKTYLAKPLPEHQGRLEQILLAAVAQLLILKTPPHAAISLAVDQCRADKAGQRFAGLVNAVLRRVSESGAGRFETLDNVALTFPDWLLQKWTAAYGASVARDIASASLAEPALDLTVKSDAAGWAERLNGVVLPTGSVRCQGVGRVEELEGYADGEWWVQDAAAALPAKLCGDVRGLRVLDLCAAPGGKTAQLASAGANVVAVDKSAGRLERLQENLSRLQLAAETQTANALTFQSETPFDVVLLDAPCTSTGTIRRHPDILHLKRPEDVPALASLQSKLLDVAAPLVKPGGLLVYCTCSLEPEEGEEQTAQFLARHPEFSRSPLGLDEDTLPLLWRTADGDLRTLPSFLAEMPEGGRYLDGFYAAKLVKAAG; translated from the coding sequence GTGACAACCAGCAATCGCAATCGGCCGGTCGCCTCCGTCAAGCGAGACCCCAGGCGCAGTACAGTTCGAACGGCTGCTCCGCGCGCGGGCGTTGCCGCTGATGGCCTCGCTGCGCGTGATGCTGCAGTTTCCGTTCTGTTTACGGTGCTTGTTGAAAAGCGACCGATGGACGACGCCTTTGCGCGGGCAACGGCGACGCGTGATTTGGCCCCGCGCGACAGGGCGTTTGCGCGCCTGATCGCGACGACGGTGCTGCGCAACTGCGGTGCGCTTCAGGCTGTTCTGAAAACTTATCTCGCGAAACCGCTTCCCGAGCACCAAGGGCGTCTCGAACAGATCCTGCTTGCGGCGGTGGCGCAGCTTCTCATTCTGAAAACGCCGCCGCACGCGGCAATCTCGCTGGCTGTCGATCAGTGCCGAGCCGATAAGGCCGGGCAGCGCTTTGCTGGTCTCGTAAATGCCGTTCTGCGCCGCGTGAGCGAGAGCGGGGCGGGGCGTTTCGAGACTCTCGACAATGTCGCCCTGACGTTTCCCGATTGGCTGCTGCAGAAGTGGACCGCAGCTTACGGGGCATCAGTGGCGCGCGATATCGCGAGCGCTTCGCTTGCTGAGCCAGCGCTCGATCTGACAGTCAAATCTGATGCAGCGGGATGGGCCGAGCGGCTCAACGGCGTGGTTCTGCCAACGGGATCGGTGCGCTGCCAGGGCGTTGGTCGAGTGGAAGAACTCGAAGGATATGCCGACGGCGAGTGGTGGGTGCAGGATGCGGCCGCTGCGTTGCCAGCGAAGCTTTGCGGCGATGTTCGCGGGTTGCGTGTGCTCGACCTCTGCGCGGCACCTGGCGGCAAGACGGCGCAACTCGCAAGCGCGGGTGCCAATGTCGTTGCGGTTGATAAGTCGGCCGGTCGATTGGAGCGTCTGCAGGAGAACCTCAGCCGGTTGCAGCTCGCGGCTGAAACGCAGACGGCGAACGCACTCACATTTCAATCAGAGACACCCTTCGACGTGGTTCTGTTGGATGCGCCTTGCACGTCGACCGGCACGATCCGGCGGCATCCCGATATTCTCCATCTGAAGCGGCCCGAAGATGTTCCGGCGCTCGCCAGCCTGCAATCGAAGCTGCTTGATGTTGCTGCGCCGCTCGTAAAGCCCGGCGGGCTGCTGGTCTATTGCACGTGCTCGCTCGAACCCGAGGAAGGTGAGGAGCAAACGGCGCAGTTTCTCGCGCGGCATCCCGAATTCAGCCGCAGTCCCCTTGGTCTCGACGAGGACACGCTTCCTCTCCTGTGGAGAACTGCGGATGGCGATTTGCGGACGCTGCCGTCTTTCCTGGCGGAGATGCCGGAAGGAGGCCGATATCTCGACGGATTTTACGCCGCAAAGCTTGTGAAGGCCGCCGGTTAG
- a CDS encoding EVE domain-containing protein, whose translation MPAYWLLKSEPDAFSWDELVSRGKKGESWDGVRNYQARNNMRAMKVGDLGFFYHSNIGKNVVGVLRIIALAHPEVGDESGKWECVDVQAVTPVPEPVSLDDIKGNAKLADMVLVNNSRLSVQPVTAAEWKEVCRMGGLDVRKLAS comes from the coding sequence ATGCCCGCTTACTGGTTATTGAAATCCGAACCCGACGCATTCTCCTGGGACGAACTCGTCTCGCGCGGAAAAAAAGGAGAGTCGTGGGACGGTGTCCGCAACTATCAAGCGCGCAACAACATGCGTGCGATGAAGGTTGGCGATCTCGGATTTTTCTATCACTCGAACATCGGCAAAAACGTCGTCGGTGTGCTGCGGATCATCGCGCTGGCGCATCCCGAGGTGGGTGACGAAAGCGGCAAGTGGGAATGCGTGGATGTTCAGGCCGTCACGCCGGTGCCTGAACCCGTGTCGCTCGACGATATCAAAGGCAACGCGAAGCTTGCCGATATGGTGCTCGTCAACAATTCTCGTCTGTCTGTGCAACCTGTGACGGCTGCCGAATGGAAAGAGGTCTGCCGGATGGGCGGGCTCGACGTTCGAAAGCTAGCGAGTTGA
- the purH gene encoding bifunctional phosphoribosylaminoimidazolecarboxamide formyltransferase/IMP cyclohydrolase has protein sequence MADQRIRRALLSVSDKTGLVAFAEALVARGVEIVSTGGTSAALKAAGVAVKDVSELTGFPEMMDGRVKTLHPGVHGGLLAVRGNADHEKSASDHGILPIDLLAVNLYPFEATVAKGAGYDDCVENIDIGGPAMVRAAAKNHASVTVIVEPEDYARVLADLDANDGATTLALRKAFAAKAYARMAAYDAAISNWFANEIGSTAPAWRAFGGKLGQELRYGENAHQTAALYVSDPSAPGVATARQLQGKELSYNNINDTNAAFELISEFGMDFPAVAIIKHANPCGVAIGSSLKEAYLKALASDSVSAFGGIVALSREIDKAAAEEITKIFTEVIIAPDATDEAKAIFATKKNLRLLLTGGLARADARSLGFKSVAGGFLVQSSDAPNAEDLELELVSQREPTPAELSDMRFAFRVAKHVKSNAIVYAKAGATVGIGAGQMSRVDSARIAAWKAAEAAKAQGLSEPLTVGSVVASDAFFPFADGLIAAAEAGVTAVIQPGGSMRDDEVIKAADERGLAMVFTGVRHFRH, from the coding sequence ATGGCTGATCAACGCATACGTCGAGCTCTTCTCTCGGTATCCGACAAAACAGGTTTGGTGGCTTTCGCTGAAGCGCTCGTGGCGCGCGGCGTCGAGATCGTCTCGACGGGCGGGACATCGGCGGCGCTCAAAGCGGCAGGCGTCGCGGTCAAGGACGTTTCGGAACTGACCGGTTTTCCGGAAATGATGGATGGGCGCGTGAAGACGTTGCATCCAGGTGTTCATGGCGGATTGCTCGCTGTGCGCGGCAACGCTGACCATGAAAAGTCTGCGAGCGACCACGGGATTCTGCCAATCGATCTGTTGGCGGTTAATCTCTATCCGTTCGAAGCGACGGTCGCGAAGGGCGCTGGCTACGACGATTGCGTCGAGAACATCGACATCGGCGGTCCTGCGATGGTGCGCGCTGCGGCGAAGAACCATGCGAGCGTGACGGTCATCGTTGAGCCCGAGGATTACGCGCGTGTGCTCGCCGACCTCGACGCGAACGATGGCGCGACGACCCTCGCGCTGCGCAAGGCATTTGCGGCGAAAGCGTATGCGCGCATGGCGGCTTACGATGCGGCGATCAGCAATTGGTTTGCCAACGAGATTGGATCGACGGCTCCGGCGTGGCGTGCGTTCGGCGGTAAGCTCGGCCAGGAATTGCGTTACGGTGAGAACGCGCACCAGACCGCTGCGCTTTATGTTTCTGATCCGAGTGCTCCCGGTGTCGCGACGGCGCGACAGCTGCAGGGCAAGGAGCTCTCGTACAACAACATCAACGATACGAACGCGGCTTTCGAACTCATTTCTGAGTTTGGAATGGATTTCCCGGCGGTCGCGATCATCAAGCATGCGAACCCGTGTGGTGTCGCTATCGGCTCATCGCTGAAGGAAGCCTATCTCAAAGCGCTGGCATCCGATTCCGTCAGCGCGTTCGGCGGCATCGTCGCGCTCAGCCGCGAGATCGACAAGGCTGCTGCGGAGGAGATCACGAAGATCTTCACCGAGGTCATCATTGCTCCGGACGCAACGGACGAGGCGAAGGCGATATTCGCCACGAAGAAGAATTTGCGTTTGCTGCTTACGGGCGGATTGGCGCGTGCCGATGCGCGTTCGCTTGGGTTCAAGTCGGTAGCGGGCGGGTTCCTCGTTCAATCGAGCGATGCGCCCAACGCCGAGGATCTTGAGTTGGAACTGGTTTCACAGCGCGAACCGACCCCTGCCGAGCTTTCCGATATGCGGTTTGCATTCCGGGTTGCGAAGCATGTGAAGTCGAATGCGATCGTGTACGCAAAAGCCGGGGCGACTGTTGGGATCGGAGCGGGACAGATGAGCCGGGTCGATTCCGCGCGCATTGCTGCCTGGAAGGCCGCCGAAGCTGCGAAGGCGCAAGGACTTTCTGAGCCACTGACGGTTGGCTCGGTGGTTGCGTCGGACGCTTTCTTCCCGTTTGCAGATGGCTTGATTGCTGCAGCCGAAGCGGGCGTCACCGCCGTCATTCAGCCGGGCGGATCGATGCGTGACGACGAGGTGATCAAGGCCGCCGACGAGCGCGGGCTCGCGATGGTGTTCACCGGAGTCCGACACTTCAGGCATTAA
- a CDS encoding heparinase II/III family protein: protein MSSLNVTERLKIRSLSIERLRRRALTLTLSSPIFRWRYAASGADQILIVPQELRAADPSFWTEIAHGHFGLASQIADLRGASPFRADPPSVDWERELHGFGWLRHLAATEEEEAAAAARDFVLEWISLYRVPRGVAYEPEVIGRRLISWIAQASMLLEGVDARGYTAIMTSIDQQIVTLKTTWRNAPDGIPRMVCLIALVLSDLAVSGHDRRLKEAQIALTEELNRQILDDGSHVSRSASVLSELVLDLLPLGQCFHSRGRAAPDEINSAIKKSLGFLRFMRLGDGMLARFNGVSTGSPASLATVLGYSGGEFEIASGVRSSGYARLARGDTVLIADVGSPPPLEMSTEAQAGALSFEMTSKQYLIFANGGFPGPADHDWDAAARATASHNTLALAGTSSSRLVRHSQLEALVGGSPIRGPESVSVDLREESGSLVLDASHDGYLKRFGLIHVRRLSLSPDGKGLEGVDRLMPPKGRLRLKQDLPFAIHFHLHPDCVPTLAEPGMCRIRLPDGRFWRFSASDADMSIEESLYFVDSAGPRPGLQIALRGTTFGETTVSWTMRAEEPDVLG, encoded by the coding sequence ATGTCGAGTTTGAATGTCACTGAGCGTCTGAAAATCCGCTCGTTATCGATCGAGCGGCTGCGGCGCCGTGCGCTGACGCTGACGCTGTCGTCGCCCATTTTCCGCTGGCGTTACGCAGCCAGCGGTGCGGATCAGATTTTGATCGTCCCGCAGGAGTTGCGCGCGGCTGATCCGAGTTTCTGGACGGAGATTGCACACGGGCACTTCGGGCTAGCTTCGCAGATCGCCGACTTGAGAGGTGCGTCGCCGTTTCGTGCGGACCCACCAAGCGTCGATTGGGAACGGGAGCTGCACGGCTTCGGCTGGCTCCGCCATCTCGCGGCGACCGAGGAAGAGGAAGCTGCTGCTGCGGCGCGCGACTTCGTCCTCGAATGGATTTCGCTCTACCGCGTGCCGCGCGGCGTTGCTTACGAGCCGGAAGTTATCGGCCGTCGTCTTATCTCATGGATCGCGCAGGCGAGCATGTTGCTGGAGGGCGTCGACGCGCGCGGCTACACCGCGATCATGACCAGTATCGATCAACAGATCGTCACGCTGAAGACGACCTGGCGAAATGCGCCGGATGGTATTCCGCGCATGGTTTGTCTGATTGCGCTGGTGCTGTCGGATTTGGCCGTATCGGGCCATGACCGTCGTCTGAAGGAAGCGCAGATCGCGCTCACGGAAGAACTGAATCGGCAAATTCTCGACGATGGTTCGCACGTGAGCCGCAGCGCCAGCGTTCTCTCGGAGCTGGTTCTCGATCTCTTGCCGTTGGGGCAATGCTTTCATTCGCGCGGGCGCGCCGCGCCGGATGAAATCAATTCCGCGATTAAGAAATCGCTCGGTTTCTTGCGCTTTATGCGTCTCGGCGACGGCATGCTGGCGCGCTTCAATGGCGTCAGCACTGGATCGCCTGCTTCGCTTGCGACGGTGCTTGGATATTCCGGCGGCGAGTTCGAAATTGCGTCGGGTGTGCGATCTTCAGGATATGCGCGGCTCGCGCGTGGCGACACCGTTCTCATCGCGGATGTCGGATCGCCGCCGCCGCTTGAAATGTCGACCGAAGCGCAAGCCGGTGCGCTGTCGTTCGAGATGACGTCCAAGCAGTATTTGATTTTCGCCAACGGTGGATTTCCGGGACCCGCGGATCACGATTGGGATGCGGCGGCGCGCGCGACCGCCAGCCACAATACGCTGGCGCTGGCAGGCACCTCGTCATCGCGGCTCGTTCGCCATTCGCAACTTGAAGCGCTGGTCGGCGGTTCGCCGATCCGGGGGCCGGAGTCGGTCTCGGTCGATCTTCGCGAGGAAAGCGGAAGTCTGGTTCTCGATGCGAGCCATGACGGGTATCTGAAGCGCTTCGGGCTCATTCATGTGCGCCGCTTGTCGCTTTCGCCGGACGGGAAAGGGCTCGAAGGCGTGGATCGCTTGATGCCGCCGAAAGGGCGGCTGCGGCTTAAGCAGGACCTTCCGTTCGCTATCCATTTTCATCTACATCCCGATTGCGTGCCGACTCTGGCTGAGCCGGGCATGTGCCGCATCCGTCTGCCGGATGGGCGGTTCTGGCGCTTCAGTGCGTCTGACGCGGATATGTCGATCGAGGAAAGCCTGTACTTCGTTGATAGCGCGGGGCCGCGTCCGGGGCTGCAGATCGCTCTCAGAGGAACGACTTTCGGCGAAACCACGGTGAGCTGGACAATGCGCGCCGAAGAGCCAGACGTTCTTGGTTGA
- a CDS encoding DUF1674 domain-containing protein: MTADHEDPVDAQREEDAPRTLTPQAKRALAEAEERRRQQAAQSTKPSPEIGGRNGPEPTRFGDWEKGGIASDF, translated from the coding sequence ATGACCGCAGATCACGAAGACCCGGTGGATGCCCAGCGCGAGGAAGACGCGCCAAGAACGCTGACGCCACAAGCCAAACGTGCGTTGGCCGAAGCGGAAGAGCGCCGCCGTCAGCAAGCCGCTCAGAGCACCAAGCCATCACCTGAGATCGGCGGCCGGAATGGTCCCGAACCCACGCGCTTCGGCGACTGGGAAAAAGGCGGCATCGCCTCCGACTTTTAG
- a CDS encoding MFS transporter: protein MATINAGEIVGDPDASAVERAPRRARVSWMLFDWATQPHYTLVQTFLFAPYFANSIVQNPVCGTLIAEGSEKAACGQALWGYAASVAGLLIAILSPFLGAAADGRGARKPWMAALSLVFLAGLSTLWLGQPGAPLTTILIVLGGFVLATLAAELMSVFANAIMTGLVPKSELGRLSGTGWAVGYFGGLVSLAVVAGLLVPMPGGSTTLLGLQPLLSLDGAANESDRITGPFAAIWFAIFIIPFFLFVPDKRRAASLHPEHSAAAELWHTIKSLPSMPSLLTFLIARMLYTDGLTAIFAFGGIYGASVFGWGPMELGIFGIVLTLVGAIGALIGGHLDDRLGPKTVIITALFALVVGALGILSVDKTHILFSTVVPAKLEGSSPFSAAGEQVFLAFAILVGLVAAPVQAASRSLLARLAPAEKITQYFGLFAFSGKVTAFLAPLLVALVTQQTGSQRIGMAAILIFLAIGIVLMLFVRTHPRSA, encoded by the coding sequence ATGGCAACGATCAATGCGGGTGAAATCGTCGGAGACCCAGACGCCTCCGCAGTCGAACGTGCGCCGCGTCGCGCACGCGTCTCCTGGATGCTTTTCGATTGGGCGACGCAGCCGCACTACACTCTCGTGCAGACGTTCCTCTTCGCGCCCTACTTCGCCAACTCGATCGTACAGAACCCTGTCTGCGGCACGCTCATCGCTGAAGGCAGCGAGAAAGCCGCATGCGGGCAAGCGCTCTGGGGCTACGCCGCATCCGTCGCCGGATTGCTGATCGCCATTCTCAGCCCATTCCTCGGCGCCGCTGCCGACGGGCGCGGCGCACGCAAACCATGGATGGCCGCGCTGTCGCTCGTCTTCCTTGCAGGCCTCTCGACGCTCTGGCTCGGACAGCCAGGCGCACCGTTGACGACGATCCTCATCGTGCTTGGCGGATTCGTGCTGGCAACGCTCGCAGCCGAACTGATGAGCGTCTTTGCAAACGCGATCATGACCGGCCTCGTCCCAAAGAGCGAGCTTGGCCGCCTATCGGGCACGGGCTGGGCGGTCGGCTATTTCGGAGGCCTGGTCAGCCTTGCCGTCGTTGCGGGCCTGCTGGTGCCGATGCCGGGCGGATCGACGACACTCCTCGGACTGCAACCACTGCTGTCACTCGATGGCGCCGCGAACGAAAGCGACCGGATCACCGGCCCATTCGCCGCGATCTGGTTCGCGATTTTCATCATCCCGTTTTTTCTGTTCGTGCCCGACAAGCGCCGAGCGGCATCGCTCCATCCTGAACATTCCGCCGCTGCCGAACTCTGGCACACGATCAAATCACTTCCGTCGATGCCGAGCCTATTGACGTTCCTCATCGCACGCATGCTCTACACAGACGGGCTAACCGCGATCTTCGCCTTCGGCGGCATCTACGGCGCATCCGTCTTCGGCTGGGGGCCGATGGAACTCGGCATCTTCGGCATCGTGTTGACGTTGGTTGGAGCCATCGGCGCGTTGATCGGTGGCCACCTCGACGACCGGCTAGGACCGAAAACGGTCATCATAACCGCGCTGTTCGCACTCGTCGTAGGTGCATTGGGCATCCTGTCTGTCGACAAAACGCACATCCTGTTTTCAACGGTCGTTCCCGCCAAACTTGAAGGATCAAGTCCCTTCTCGGCCGCTGGCGAACAGGTGTTCCTTGCCTTCGCAATCCTCGTCGGCTTAGTCGCTGCGCCCGTTCAGGCCGCGAGCCGGTCATTGCTCGCGCGCCTCGCGCCAGCAGAAAAGATCACGCAGTATTTCGGGCTCTTTGCTTTTTCTGGAAAGGTGACGGCATTTCTCGCACCGCTGCTCGTCGCACTGGTCACGCAGCAAACCGGCAGCCAGCGCATCGGCATGGCCGCCATTCTCATCTTCCTCGCAATAGGCATCGTTCTCATGCTGTTCGTTCGAACGCATCCGCGCAGCGCCTAA
- the acs gene encoding acetate--CoA ligase produces the protein MSEKVYPVPSEWAKRAYVDADGYREMYERSVSDPEAFWSEAGKRLDWIKPYTRAKNTSFDPKNVDIRWFEDGTLNVSANCIDRHLATRGDQVAIIWEGDDPGTSETITYQQLSERVQKLANVLKKHGVKKGDRVTIYLPMIPEAAYSMLACARIGAVHSIVFGGFSPDSLQNRIDDAESKFIITADEGLRGGKPVPLKKNVDTALSRTAGGEKVLVVKRTGNPVAWTEGRDMWMHDEIATVPAECPPEEMSAEDPLFILYTSGSTGKPKGVLHTTGGYLLYASMTHHYVFDYHDGDIYWCTADVGWVTGHSYIVYGPLANGATTLMFEGIPTYPSASRFWDVIDKWKVSIFYTAPTAIRSLMGAGDEFVTRTSRSSLKLLGSVGEPINPEAWEWYHNVVGEARCPIVDTWWQTETGGILITPLPGAIDLKPGSGTKPFFGVQPALVDDKGQILEGEAQGNLVILDSWPGQFRTVYRDHERYVQAYFSAYPGMYFSGDGCRRDKDGYYWITGRVDDVINVSGHRMGTAEVESALVSHPKVSEAAVVGYPHDLKGQGIYCYVTLNSGENGDDVLKKDLVAHVRREIGPIASPDLIQFSPGLPKTRSGKIMRRILRKIAEDDFSNLGDTSTLADPTVVNDLIDKRQNRRAT, from the coding sequence ATGTCGGAAAAAGTTTATCCCGTTCCCAGCGAATGGGCGAAGCGGGCATACGTTGACGCTGACGGCTATCGCGAAATGTACGAGCGCTCGGTTTCCGACCCGGAAGCGTTCTGGTCTGAGGCTGGAAAACGGCTCGATTGGATCAAGCCCTACACGCGCGCGAAGAATACGAGCTTTGATCCGAAAAACGTTGACATCCGTTGGTTCGAAGATGGCACGCTGAACGTTTCGGCGAATTGCATCGATCGGCATTTGGCGACGCGCGGAGATCAGGTCGCGATCATCTGGGAAGGCGATGATCCCGGAACGAGCGAGACGATTACATACCAACAGCTTTCGGAGCGCGTGCAGAAGCTCGCGAACGTTCTGAAGAAGCACGGTGTGAAGAAGGGCGATCGCGTTACGATCTACCTGCCGATGATTCCTGAAGCCGCCTATTCCATGTTGGCGTGCGCGCGGATCGGCGCCGTTCACTCGATCGTTTTTGGCGGCTTCTCGCCAGATAGCTTGCAGAACCGCATCGACGACGCGGAGTCGAAATTCATCATCACCGCGGATGAAGGTTTGCGCGGCGGCAAGCCGGTTCCGCTGAAGAAGAACGTTGATACTGCGCTGTCGCGAACGGCGGGCGGCGAGAAGGTTCTGGTCGTCAAACGCACAGGTAATCCGGTGGCCTGGACCGAAGGCCGGGACATGTGGATGCACGACGAAATCGCAACGGTTCCGGCAGAGTGTCCGCCTGAAGAGATGTCGGCGGAGGATCCGTTGTTCATCCTCTACACGTCAGGCTCAACCGGGAAGCCGAAGGGCGTGCTGCACACGACGGGCGGCTATCTTCTGTATGCTTCCATGACGCATCACTACGTCTTCGACTATCACGACGGCGACATCTATTGGTGCACGGCCGACGTCGGTTGGGTGACCGGCCACAGCTACATCGTCTATGGGCCGCTGGCGAACGGCGCGACGACGCTGATGTTTGAAGGCATTCCGACGTATCCGTCCGCGTCACGTTTCTGGGACGTGATCGACAAGTGGAAGGTCTCGATTTTCTATACGGCACCGACGGCCATCCGCTCGCTGATGGGCGCGGGAGACGAGTTCGTGACGCGCACGAGCCGTTCGTCGCTGAAGCTTCTCGGGTCGGTTGGTGAGCCGATCAATCCGGAAGCATGGGAGTGGTATCACAACGTTGTCGGTGAGGCTCGGTGCCCCATCGTCGATACTTGGTGGCAGACCGAAACGGGCGGCATTCTGATTACGCCGTTGCCGGGTGCGATCGACTTGAAGCCGGGTTCCGGAACCAAACCGTTCTTTGGCGTTCAACCGGCGCTGGTGGATGACAAAGGACAGATTCTGGAAGGCGAAGCGCAGGGGAACTTGGTCATCCTCGATAGCTGGCCGGGTCAGTTCCGCACCGTCTATCGCGATCATGAACGTTACGTGCAGGCGTACTTCTCTGCTTATCCGGGAATGTATTTCTCGGGTGACGGATGCCGCCGCGATAAAGACGGTTATTACTGGATCACCGGGCGCGTCGATGACGTGATCAACGTTTCCGGTCATCGCATGGGAACGGCGGAAGTCGAGAGCGCGCTGGTTTCGCATCCGAAGGTTTCGGAAGCTGCCGTCGTCGGGTATCCGCACGATCTCAAGGGGCAGGGCATCTACTGCTACGTCACGCTGAATTCCGGCGAGAACGGTGACGACGTGCTGAAGAAAGATCTCGTGGCGCACGTGCGGCGCGAGATTGGTCCGATTGCATCGCCCGACCTTATTCAGTTTTCGCCGGGGCTGCCGAAGACCCGTTCGGGTAAAATCATGCGGCGGATTTTGCGCAAGATCGCGGAAGACGACTTCAGCAATCTTGGCGATACGTCGACGCTCGCCGATCCAACGGTCGTCAATGACCTGATCGACAAGCGGCAGAACCGGCGCGCCACCTGA
- a CDS encoding class I SAM-dependent methyltransferase: protein MERGLPDGRARRSKASELSAGVPLDPDSHESAVRFIKENTALIAPPLVPEIVLHLATESVPIWQKSEEELGEMNVPPPFWAFAWAGGQALARYILDNPKMCSGQNVIDLGSGSGLSAIAAAKCGALGVLAADIDRLAQVAIKLNADANGVAVTPTAQDLLETEDLTERVVIIGDLFYERQLADRVIAFIERMKEGGAAVLIGDPQRSYFPRNRFELLAEYQVPVTRELEDSEIKRSSVWRA, encoded by the coding sequence ATGGAAAGAGGTCTGCCGGATGGGCGGGCTCGACGTTCGAAAGCTAGCGAGTTGAGCGCAGGCGTTCCCCTCGATCCGGATAGTCATGAGTCAGCGGTTCGTTTCATCAAAGAGAACACCGCTCTGATCGCGCCCCCGCTGGTTCCCGAGATCGTTCTGCATCTTGCAACGGAATCGGTGCCGATCTGGCAGAAGTCTGAAGAAGAACTTGGCGAGATGAACGTTCCGCCGCCGTTTTGGGCGTTTGCTTGGGCGGGCGGGCAGGCGCTAGCCCGGTATATTCTCGACAATCCCAAAATGTGTTCCGGGCAGAACGTAATCGATCTGGGGTCGGGATCGGGACTATCTGCCATTGCCGCTGCAAAGTGCGGAGCGCTCGGAGTGCTCGCGGCGGACATTGACCGGCTCGCGCAGGTGGCCATTAAGCTAAACGCGGACGCCAATGGCGTTGCCGTAACGCCGACGGCGCAAGATCTTTTAGAGACCGAAGACCTGACCGAACGCGTCGTCATTATCGGCGATCTTTTCTATGAACGTCAGCTCGCGGACCGGGTGATCGCCTTTATCGAGCGGATGAAAGAAGGAGGCGCCGCGGTTCTGATCGGCGATCCCCAAAGAAGCTATTTTCCGAGAAACCGCTTTGAACTTCTGGCTGAATACCAGGTGCCGGTTACCCGCGAACTGGAGGATTCTGAGATCAAGCGGTCGTCCGTCTGGCGGGCCTGA